TGGCAGTGTTTATCGTTACGATAGTGGTTGAACAAATTGGAGTTTTGTTCGCCTTCCATTTGCTCGACCTATTGATGTGAATTTATATGCCCATggagaatcattatacttatgACTGATccttttagagagaaaaaaagaaaatgttctCACCTAGCCCTGCCTAAAATCAACAACTTCTGGTTTCTAGGCTTGTTACCGATATAGAACCTGTTGTGGTTTGTTTGGGGATCTGAGACGTCATTGAAGAAAAAACCGGACGAGGATACTCTAATGGTATTGTCTCTGTTAAGGTATGCTTTCTTTACCTATCCTTGAATAGCATTACTAGTTCTATCAGTATCATCCATCCTCATGTTGAATGGTTGGTTTGTCATTTGTTCTAAGGGCATACAACTAGGTATTTCTGACTTCTGCTAGTAACAATTTTCATTGAATCTTGAAAaggaaaaatcaacaaaaatgcTTTGCTTTCATTGGTTTAGATGGTCTCTGATTTTTCCCCATTGAGTATAAGAACTCAGCTGACCCCGCCTAGTgggataaggctttgttgttgttgttgtcgaGTATAAGAACTCactttaagataaaaataaaaaaataaaaaatccctaGTATCATATCAGAGTGGCCACTTTCTAGGGTATCCCCTTTACCTTTTCTTTGTTGTCCAttaattacattcatccaattgaATCTAGAAATAACCATTAAACATATGCATTCTGAAATATAGAGCTTATTTTCCATTTCGATCTGCACTTAGGAAATGGTGTTGAGGAGTAATTCTTAAAAGTGAGCAAGGTATGAACCAGAAACTTTTGCCTGGATACTTTGTATGCTAATATTTAAGTAGCAAATCCCTTCCTTTAGTTTCGTACCTTGTTCAATAATTTTACATGTGCTTTTCATGATTTTCTCTATTTGGAGTCTAGTGAgaagaaaatttattattttgataaggATAGTCCTGGACTCCTGATCACTCTCTAGGTGAATTCCCTGTTCACGCTAATTTTTCTCATCAGAAATTCACAAAGCACATACTGGTTTTGGTGCCTGGTCCAATAAGGAAGCAGATTTTTTAGCAATGTTGTCACTAGCAGACCATATCAATCCTATTTTAGTacttcttttattataattacaTTTAATTAATAGTACATGAATTGATTTGGAATGACCAAAATACtaaagatttgattttcttgttttgtatttttgcatcaatttttgatcagaaaaacaaaaaagggcATTTGCAAATTAATGTTGTTAATATGAACATTTATGTTGAATGCCTGCGTCTTGGAGGGGGGGAAAAAGTGAAAAGTAGTTGAGAGACTGAAGCATAAGCTATGCTGAAATGAACATTGATTAGGAAGTTGGTTGTGAAGTTGGACATCGTTATCTCCTTTGTAAGTCTTGATTGCCAATGTTTGAATGCAATAAGAAACTATGTTTTCATTTGTATTTATTTCCTGTATGTGTATATTAATTTCATCCTATCAATATAAACTATTCTCTGTTGATACAGCTTTTACACATGGAATTCATGCATTCTTTATCTACTTTCTTTCCACTCAACAGGCATTTGACTCTGAAATATTATTGGTGCTTAGTAAAATATTTCTTTATCTACTTTCATTCCACTCAACATGGCATTTGGCCCTGAAATATTTTTAGTGCTTAATAAAATATCGCATTCTGGAATTTGACCTTGAAAATAACTAAGATCAaggattataaattataaacaaacaacaacaaagctttGTCCCATTAGGAAGGCTCGGCAGTAGTGGCTGGAAATTGTAGCGTATATTTCGGAACTTTACTGAATAATTCCTAATCGTGGCGCTAATGATATGTTGAAACTTCTGGGCTTATATTCTCCGGTACTGATTATTCATCATTTCTTTGCTTCATCCAATATTTCCGGTAATCCGCATGTTATTTCTGTTATACTTCCCAATGTTGTTTAAATCATTTGAAAGTTCTAATTTTGCTACTTTATTCAGTTGTATGTATTGGTGTTGTTTGATTGGTTGTGTGTCCCTTTGATGATCCTGCTTGGTGTATTGtagtgttttctttttcttgattctcaaatgaaaaatgaaagctTGACAATTTTCCTTTCTCAATTAGCTGTTAAGGTCTAGTTTGATATGATAAACATAGTTGAATCTGTTTTTACTCTTTGTTGAGTTGAGTTCAGCTTAATTATGTTATGCTTGGTTGCCAATGATTACGTAGCTGGTTTCAAGTCTGGATAATGAAGGAGGATTTTAGATGAGATTGGAGGAGGATAAGTTATCAGAGAGAAAGAAGCAATAGCACATGTTGAAGAAAAATATGTTGTTCAGAtggttttatgtattttcttGGAGTAGAAACAAAATGATAAATTTCCCTCCAgaaaatgttaattttttgttacacatATTTCAAAACTGATGcaagtgttttattttttgtttcttaataCAGGTATTATGGACATATCTTTGTTAAATGTGCTCTCCAATGGCATATCCTCATTTTTGCATCCATCATTTTCTGGAAACATGAACTCAAAACCTGTATCAATGTATTGCCAAAGTGCAGAGCAGACACTTAAGTTGTTGAAGCCAATTATTGACACAACTGTTCATTCTGATATATCTGCTGATGAAGAGCTTAGAAAGTTATTTGAGGAACTTGGTCAGTCTGTTGATGAGTTGAGGGAGCTTTTCGAGAATTGGCATCCACTATCCAGTAAATTTTACTTTGTAAGTCCTCATTAAATCCCTTAATCCACATATAGAAaagagatatttattttaagGTGTGATCTTCGGTTTTGATTTTGGAAGGTAATGGAGGAAAAAGCAAGGGCTTGAAGTAATCTATTTTACTCTCTAAGCCTTTCCTATCcctccaaaattaaattttagaacTCATAAAATAAGCTGAGCTTATATTTGCAGTGATTGATGAGTACTAACTGCTTTCTTGTATAGTTTTCCTGTTAAGTATGTGTTGATTATCATTATTTCCTCCTCGTTGATTACTAGGTGATGCAAGCTGAACCGTTGATTATCAATATTTTGCAGAAGCTGAAGGCTTCACAGCAATGTCTACCTGATGATATGACATCAATCATTAAGGAAGCTATAAATGAACAACTGGAAGGCGAAGATTCCTTTAGTGGCGTGGATAATGCACAGCATGTGGATCCTGTAAGAATATCAGACGAAGAAAGTGTGGATTTAGTTTCCCAATCATCAACTTCACCATCTAGAAGGGAAGCTTCAAATGCCTTGAGATCAGAGCAATCTCAAAACCATGTAAGAACTGATTCTGATTCCAGTGAACACTCTAGTGAAAATTTTCATCAAGGCATACAGGGTGATAGCAACAATCCAAGAAAACTCTGTTACAGCACTTCTTAACTTATCAATCAATGACAACAACAGAGACAGGTGGTTGAGGATAACAAGATCAGGATAGGGAGGGCCGGGGCCATTAAACCTCTGGTTGAGTTATTAAGTAATGAAAGATGCTTCCACTGCTTTATTTCACGAAAACAAGGATTGAATTGATGGACCCTGCAGCCGGAATGGTCGATAAGGCTGTGGCTGTTCTAGCAAATCTGGGCAGCAAGGTGGCATTCCTCTTCTGGTTGAGGTTGTTGGGTTGGGTTCTACTAGAGGAAAGGAGAATGCAGCAGCAGCTCTTCTACATTTAAACATGGTACTCCAAGAAGGAGCTGTTCCACCATTAGTAGCTTTATCACCATCAGGCACCGCAAGGGCTAAAGAGAAGTTTTCTCTTTATCTTCtttgttttgttacaaaatgtggTGACTGAGATTTGGTTCTGTTTAGGCCCTGTCTCTTCTGAATCATTTTAGAGATCCAAGGCATGGTGGTGCTGTGAGGGGCTGATTCTTTGTTACCAACTTCTTCTACCATCCAAAAGGTTTTGAATTGACTCTTAAAGAATGTTgctaatttatatattttcaatttcttgtaaaGAGAATAAACATGGATTATATGTATCCTCTTGTAAACAAACCTTACAAATGATACATGTAAATCTTCCTTGTTACAAAAACATCATGTCTAGCTTTTGTTGCTGACTTGTACAAGTTGTTCAATGACATTCAGTTATGTATTAACTTCAAATTCAGTTAGATAGGGATCTGATCTATCCGGACCTTCTCGTCATCCTTCGATTTCAAAGGGGCAAGGAAGCGATCTTGAAGTTCTGAAAAAATTGTTGCCTTGACATCAGCAATAGAAACTAGAAAGCACTTTATACTTAGAAATAATTGAAAGTACTGGCAGGGAGCCAATACATGTTGTATTAAATATTTCTTGATTCCCTATttgtattcatttttcaatatttGTATCAGTATAGGTGAAGCTTCACACTAAGTAGCTAAATAATCGTTATGTTATTTTTCTACAATTCCTAACCCCAAACtcaaaccataaatcctaaaccccaaactctaaccccaaaccctaatccTCAACTCTCAATCCTAACCCCCAAATCCATAAACCTCAAACCCTAAACACCGAACTCTAAACCCCAAAggttaaattctaaattctaaatcctaaaccccaaaccataagtcctaaaccataaaatcctaaatcataaactCTAAACTCCAAACTTcaaaccctaaatcccaaaccctaaaccacaagtCCAACCCCCAAACCCTAAtccaaaaccataaactctaaattctaaaccataaactctcatcataaatcctaaaccccaaatcctaaaccctaaacccccaaccataaatcctaaaatctaaatcctaaaccataaacttcaaatcctaaatctTTAATCCTAAACACCAAATCTTAAACCACAAGTCTAACCCCCaattctaaaccctaaattCCAAACCATAAGTCCTAAACCCTattccaaaccctaaaccacaaattCAATCCCCAATCCCcaaaatctaaatcctaaactcCAAATTCCAAATTTTAAACCACAAACTCcaaattctaaaccctaaatcctaaaccactaaccctaatccctaaaccctatacccccaaccctaaaccctaacggACAAACACTGGACGGTTAGTTAAAGTATTTAATTTGGCGATTATTAACCATAAGACTATTGACTATTAAAGGTTTATCGTATAATGAATATACAACAAGTTTACTAACAACTACTCTTTATGttgttttctataattttttttttgaaaaatgatattAATTGATTGTTTTAGAGCCAATAGGCAGTAGCATCGCACATTAACGAATTCCACCATTTCTATTATTTAATTCCTTGTTATTCTTACACTTTCATTATTTCATATTGTTTTTATTCGGAATGTTAATGGGCATTTAAGGGTCATTGCACTGTCATATCGTTCACTACATTCATTCCCTAATTATCTTGGGTTTTGCTACTTTAATTTCAACCGTGACAATGaaatttaggatttaattttGGTAATGAAATGAATGGCTGCCAATTGGCCATGTCATCGATCAACGGTGCAGGGCATATCCGACGATTAAGGCTTCCTTTGGTTACTGTTTTCAGAAGATATAGACACGGACACAACTATACCAAAAAACATAGACATAgataggggtggcaaacggacTTAAACCCGTCGGACCGATCcgcgtaacccgccaaaaaagaCGGTCTGGACTGAAAAATTGAGACTGCCAAATAGTAAAAGCCCGCCTAACCCGCATCGCTTAAACGGCGGGCTTTGACGGGGGCGGGCTTTCTCGGGCTTAGTATTTTTTTAGCAAGgagtatttttataatttttttgtcaaaacaCAACTTTCcccaacccaacttacaagagaatgaagatgaaaattgagtgttttagattatatttattttgttttagagacaatatttataattatgttttggattatgtttattttgttttgggaacaatatttataattatgttttggatgaaaatttagtttataattatatttattagatatttataattacaaagactttaatgtttgtgaatataaaaattttaattttatacttttagaaattataatagttaaaagtaaaaaataggaGAGATTTTTTTATacctttatatatattatttaatagttaaaagtaaaaaaaaaagaaggttaTTTGGCGGGCTTAGCCCGCCGGCCCGTTAGCCCGCCGTTAGCTAGACACAACTGGACACAAATTTTTTAACATGCTTGGCATCAGTGTACAAGACACAACAATTTAATTCAAATGTCCATTTTATCCTTATTAACTCTCTACCATCATCTTCCATCAACATTAACGTTGCCGCTACCATAGCTTTTTACCACCATTACTGCCACCTGTAATTTTTTAACTTCATCGCAAAATACTATCttcaacttttatttattcatcaGCTCAACAATTCAAttttctcataaaaaaaattgaaacaggttgaaataaataaaaaaaagaacaaaaatgagAAGACAAATCTCAAAAATGGTCGACTACTATTTTGggcttttttggtttttttcgccttttttaatgaaattgattcAAGTAATAGTAGAGACGAACATATCTGAGCAACACCTGATGAATATAGACAAATAAATCTGATCGAAGAAGATAACCCATGGTGATGATATGTACCACTATgtgaaaagagaaagagagaagaggaggaagaaaaaagaaggggCGTCAATGGTGGCGGCCCGTGACAGCGGTATGGAGGGACAAAACAATGGAAGGAGAAGCAGAGTGATGAGTGTGGCGATgcgaaaagagagagagaaggagatgaGAAAGAGAGGAGAGACAATGGTTATGGGGGTGGTGTGGAGGAAGGACACAGCTATAGAAGAGGGAAGATAGAGGAAGGGACGTGGAAGTTGGAAGGATTTTGGGGTTAGAAACACATAATAGAGAagataataaaagagaaaaaggggaattagggttagattaatTAGGGACATAGttggaattaaaaaaaaagggataaaaatgtaaaattttgtGTCTTATAAATTATGTCCCAATGTCTCAGCTCAATAGAGAGACcctaaaaatatgtattttgtgtATACTTGTGTATCATCGTGTCCATGTTTTTAGTGTCCTGAGATACCAACCAAACGCACACTAAGTGCTAATGTATTTTAGACCtcaaattttcatcattttataattaacagaatatttaacaaattaaagCACACAAGTCGAATATTCCTCTAATCACACATGACGCGACTGAAATAACGACCCTTTTTTCTCAGCCTCACtagaataatgataataataaaagataataaagacAACAGATGTGATAGATTGTGTTATTAGATTATTTTACTATTCTAGAGAGTAATGTGATAGTTGATTCATGTTGTTGATGACTATGTCAAAAATGATATAGAAGTTGCTTcgatttatattttgttttgacaATTATACGCTCCATTCTCTGTGTTGAGCTTgttctttcttaaaaaaaaaagagagtaaaaCCTGTTTAAGCTATATATGATCATTCAGTGATGGATTCAGAAAATCTTGATAATGGGGacgaaatatatataatatgataataatttttataataaaaatattacgtttacataaaaaattagctaTTAAATTATCTACTAtaaatttgtgtataaatacatatatcatttaacttatttttaatgtgtattttgtatttcaaaatttgtattttaatatttattctgtacaagtaattattttatgtatacgtagcataattattgttataattatattttgttattgtaaaatatgattaaatttcaaaatatctaattacaaattaaaatactaaaatagtaatttaaataataacatataatttaaaatttaattttttatatttcatattttaaaacattgacaatataattaaaatgtctTTCTTTTTGTATATGTCGTTAAACAATCATTTAAAACTCAACTTTCATACAATTAGCTCTTGATGAtatttatagttaaaaaaattcatttaattagtgtagttattatgaaaaaactaaaactaattttaaaagaagaaatacaaatggatatataatatttttttaaatcggTTTTTAAGAAAGAACAtcaatcttatttaaatttaaaatatgatcATTATAATGGATATctaatatgaaatttttaaattgactatcaaatataaaaaattgaataaaaaattattatgagatcaaatttaataatttaataaagacaaataaatgttattattatatactacttaataaaattttctgAACACATCAGCCCCTTAAttcattttatgattttttttattagttttggatgattctttttcttatgttttgtatgtttttttcttaagatttaaatttcctgtatgtttttttaggatttggatgattttggtgttttttttggagtttagacttttttttaaaagagaaattaaaatttgcataataaatagtaaaaaatgaattaaaataaaaaataattaataatcattaattttatattttttaaaagtaaaataaatataatttaaatatatttgttaGTTTATTGTTGGTTATTCCTATTAATTTTTTAGCGAAATTGTATTATATTATGTTACCACTAAGATTGTAATGTTTTAGAATAGTTTTTTCTGTTACTATTTCTAGTAATGTAGTGTAGTCGTGTGTCATATGGTTCGCACaacctttttctttaattagttCTATTGCTTAAAATTATTATAGGTTAGTTCTGTTGCGTACTATAATATAAACGACATAAATAATAACGTTTCATAATACGTTTGCATACGTAATACATGCAATTACAtatgtattttatttcatttatactataaataaaatatatttaatcttaatttatttagttGAGCTGGTAG
This portion of the Arachis duranensis cultivar V14167 chromosome 6, aradu.V14167.gnm2.J7QH, whole genome shotgun sequence genome encodes:
- the LOC107491745 gene encoding U-box domain-containing protein 4 isoform X1: MLKLLGLYSPVLIIHHFFASSNISGIMDISLLNVLSNGISSFLHPSFSGNMNSKPVSMYCQSAEQTLKLLKPIIDTTVHSDISADEELRKLFEELGQSVDELRELFENWHPLSSKFYFVMQAEPLIINILQKLKASQQCLPDDMTSIIKEAINEQLEGEDSFSGVDNAQHVDPVRISDEESVDLVSQSSTSPSRREASNALRSEQSQNHVRTDSDSSEHSSENFHQGIQGDSNNPRKLCYSTS
- the LOC107491745 gene encoding U-box domain-containing protein 2 isoform X3 is translated as MDISLLNVLSNGISSFLHPSFSGNMNSKPVSMYCQSAEQTLKLLKPIIDTTVHSDISADEELRKLFEELGQSVDELRELFENWHPLSSKFYFVMQAEPLIINILQKLKASQQCLPDDMTSIIKEAINEQLEGEDSFSGVDNAQHVDPVRISDEESVDLVSQSSTSPSRREASNALRSEQSQNHVRTDSDSSEHSSENFHQGIQGDSNNPRKLCYSTS
- the LOC107491745 gene encoding U-box domain-containing protein 2 isoform X2; translation: MLKLLGLYSPVLIIHHFFASSNISGIMDISLLNVLSNGISSFLHPSFSGNMNSKPVSMYCQSAEQTLKLLKPIIDTTVHSDISADEELRKLFEELGQSVDELRELFENWHPLSSKFYFKLKASQQCLPDDMTSIIKEAINEQLEGEDSFSGVDNAQHVDPVRISDEESVDLVSQSSTSPSRREASNALRSEQSQNHVRTDSDSSEHSSENFHQGIQGDSNNPRKLCYSTS